The DNA window CCTGGTGCGCTCGGCGCTGGCCGCCTATGTCGGCACAGTCGACGAGGACCCCGAGGTCTACCGGTTCATCATGGGCAACGGTTCGACCGATCAGTCCTCGCTCGCGGAATTCGAGAAATTGTTCGCCGATGTCGTCACCACGGTCATCGTCGATCGCGGCGCGGAGCACGGATTCGCGACCGATGGCGCACTGCTCTGGTCCTATGTGCTGGTCGGCGGCATCCAGCTGGCCACGCACTGGTGGACCACGGATAAGGCGATGTCGCGTGAGGAAGTCATCGACTACCTGACCATGATGGCCTGGAGCGCCATCGAAGGGATGGCGCGCGCCGGCGGTTCGCGCGCGATCTTCAACGCGCAGCCGCACATCCTGCCGGACCCGCCGAAGACCGACGCCTGACGCGCTAGCTCCCGGATTCCGCGCCGACGGCGCGATGCTCGCATGGCCACCCGAAGCGACTGCTCGCGGGCGGTTGTGAACTGATCATCCGGCTGACTTCGAGCCGCTAACAGGCCGCTAGCTGGGGCGCTAGCTGAAATTGTGAAGGCAGTCTCGACATTGCCGCGACGTTGGCTACGCTGAACCCGAGCGGTGCGTGGTGTCCCACATCACCGCCTTCGCGCAACGCCTGTTGGCGGTCTGCGCGGGTTGCTACGTGGTCTCGCAAGCTACTGCCTGCGCGCCCGTCGCTCCGACCGCGGCACCAATGGAGGTACCTCGATGGCGAAGCAAGTGCCGACTTCTCGGCTTGCGCGTGGCACCAAACTGGGTGCGGTGGCAGCCAGTTCGGTGATCCGGACCCAGCGCACGCGGCTATCGATGCGGGGCAGGTCGGAGGCCGTGCGCGCGAAGATGGCCGAGGAATCGATGATCCGCACCACCGAGCAGGTGGTCATGGTCCTCGGGACCATGAAGGGCATCGCGATGAAGCTGGGCCAGATGATGTCGGTGCTCGATCTGGACCTGGTACCCGAGAATCACCGCGAACGTTTCCAGAAGCGACTGGCCGTGCTGCGCAATGCGGCTCCTACCGTGGCTTTCGACGGTATGCGGCAGGTGATCGAGGAGGACTTCGGGCAACCGCTGGACGCGGTATTCGCCGAATTCGAACCGGAACCCATCGCCGCGGCCTCGATCGGTCAGGTGTACCTGGGGCGACTGCACGACGGACGTCGGGTCGCGGTGAAGGTGCAGTACCCCGGCATCGACGCGGCGGTGCGCGCGGACCTCAAGAATCTGGCGATGTTCCGGCGCGTGCTGCAATCGGCGATGCCCTGGGTGACGCCGGCCGTACTGGACGAACTGCGCCTCAATATGGAGAGCGAGCTCGACTACCACGCCGAGGCCGATACCCAGCTGCAGATCGCCGAGCTCTACGCCGGACATCCGTTCATCATGGTGCCGCGCTCACTGCCCGAACTCAGCACGACGCGGGTGCTGGTCAGTGAGTACGTGGCGGGCAAGGGATTCGAAGAGATCCGACAGCTGCCCGTGGCCGAGCGCGATCGGATCGGCGAGATCATCTACCGCTTCTATGTCGGTTCGCTGTTCGCCTTCAACGAATTCTGCGGCGATCCGCATCCGGGCAATGTGCTGCTGGCCGATGACGGACGGGTCGGCTTTCTCGACTTCGGCCTGTTCAATCGGATGGACCCCGAACATGTGCGGTTCGAGACGATCTGCCTGCGCGCGGCGGCCGAGGACAGAGCCGAAGACCTGCGGCAGTTGATGATCGAGCGCGGTGTGATCGACTCGCCCGACGAGATCGGGGCCGAGGAATGCCTGGAATACGTACTGGCGGCGTCGGAATGGTGTCTGACCGACGAGGAACTGACCATTACGCCCGAGCTCGCCAGCGGTGCGTTCCTGCTCGCGGTGGATCCGCGGGCCAGCGAGTTCGCCGGGATGAAACAGCAGAATCTGCCACCGGAGCACCTGTTCTCGCGCCGCGCCGACTTCCTCACCTTCGGCATGCTCGGCCAACTCGAGTGCACCGCGAACTGGCACAAGATCGCCCGTGAATGGCTCTACGACGAGCCGCCGGTCACCGAATTGGGTAAGACCCACCGCGAGTGGTTGGTCCAGCGTCCGCCGACGCCGACCAAGAGGCCGCGGACGCGGGCGAAGAAGCCCGCCGCCCGCGGTTCCAGCGCCAAATAAGTCCACAACAGCATCTATCGAAACGGGAGACCATGGCAGACAACCGAGAATTCGACCTAGTGCTGTTCGGCGCAACAGGTTTCGTCGGCAAGCTCACCGCGCAGTACCTGCTTTCGGCGGCGCCCGCCGGGGCGCGCATCGCACTGGCGGGGCGCTCGCTCGAGAAATTGAGCCGGGTTCGCGAGGAGCTCGGTGCGGATGCCGAGAATTGGGGTCTGGTCGTCGCGGATTCGACCGATCAGGCCGAGCTCGACGCACTCGCCGCGCGGACCACGGTCGTGGTGACCACCGTCGGTCCGTACCTGCGCTACGGCCTACCCTTGGTGGCCGCGTGCGCGAAGGCCGGGACCCACTACGCCGACCTCACCGGTGAGCCGCTGTTCATTCGGGACGCCATCGATCGGTACCACGAGCAGGCCGTGGAAACCGGCGCGAAGATCGTGAATTCCTGTGGCTACGACTCGATTCCGTCGGATCTGAGCGTGTACCAGCTGTATCAGCGTTCGGTCGCGGACAACACCGGCGAGCTCGAGGAGACCACGCTGATCGCATCGCTGAAGGGCGGCGTGAGCGGCGGCACCATCGACTCCGGCCGGGCCATGATGGAGGCCATCGCGGCCGATCCGTCCAAGGGTTCGGTGATGAGCCACCCATACTCGCTGAGCCCCGATAAGACGATGGAGCCGAAGCTCGGCCGCCAGACCGACCAGGCGCTGCAGCGCGCCAACACCATCGACCCCAGCCTCGACGGCTGGGTCAGCACCTTCGTGATGGCCGCGCACAACACCAAGATCGTGCGCCGCACCAACGGCCTGCTCGGCTGGGTCTACGGCAAGAACTTCCGCTACCGGGAGGTGATGAGCGCGGGCAAGTCCCCCGCCGCGCCACTGGTGGCCGCCGGCATGGCGGGCGGCATCGTGGCGACGATGGCGGCGGGCGCGGTGCTGTCGCGAGTTGCGGTGGGGCGCAAGCTGCTCGACCGAATCGTGCCGAAGCCCGGCACCGGGCCGAGCGAACAGGCCCGCACCAGTGGGTGGTTCACGATGAAGACCTACGCGCGAACGTCCTCGGGCGCGAAGTACGTTGCGACGTTCGCCGGTACCGGCGATCCCGGATACCAGGCGACGGCCGTGATGCTCGGCCAGGCCGGGCTGTGCCTGGCGTTCGACGGTGCGAAGCAGCCGGAATTGGCAGGCATCCTCACGCCCGCCGCGGCAATGGGCGATGCGCTGACCGATCGGTTGCGGGCGGCAGGCATGACCATCGAGGTCGAGCGCACGTAGTGCCCGCTGGGCGGTGGCCGAGCTGCCACCGCCGCGAGCGGCGCAGCGCCCAAGGACGAGGAGCCCCAATGAGATTGCCACCCGGCCCGGACGGGCGTCATCGGTGCGCCACCGCCGGCATGTCCACGGCCGCCAGGCAGGTTCGATGAACCTTGCGCGACGCACCATGAACGCTCCAGCCCTCGCCGCGATCTACGAAAAGGCCTGGCGGCCGACGCTGTTCTACCTGGCCAGCGGTCGCAGCACCGCCGCCGACCGGCGCGACGCCCGCGCCACGCTGCGCTTGGACGGGTCCAAGAAGGTACTCGATATCGCTTGTGGGCCTGGCAATTTCACTCGATACCTCAGCAATGCGCTATCCGGGGACGGCTACGCCATCGGCCTCGACTACTCCGAACCGATGCTCGCCCGCGCCATCACCGACAATGCGGGTCCACGCGTCGGCTACCTCCGCGGCGATGCCTGCACCCTGCCCTTCGCCGACGGCACCTTCGACGCCGTCTGCTGCTTCGGCGCGCTGTACCTGATCCCCGACCCGATCGCCGCCACCCGCGAAATGATCCGAGTCCTCACCCCCGGCGGCCGCATCGCCATCACCACCAGCCACCGCGCCGATAACCCATTCGGCCGCGCGAGCCGAGTCGTAGGCAGCTGGAGCGGACTACGCGTCTTCGACAACAACACCTTCCCAACGCTATTCGCCGAAGCAGGCCTGCTCGATATCGATCAGCAGATCCACCGCCTCCTGCAATACATCAGCGCCACCCGCCCCACCGCATAGCCCCGCAACTCTCCCGCGCGCACCTTCTGCACGCCGCCGCCCTACCGCACAAAACACCGCACCCAACCCGAACTCTGCGCGAACACCAAAAGGTATGCGACGAGCAAGATCCCAGCGCGCCGAAGCCTCTCGTCCGGTGCGCTCGGCCACGATGGACTTGCACGGAACGCCCTTCCGTGCACCGACACCACCAGCCAAAATCAACCGGCCGGCCTGGACCAGTGGCCGGTGTAGCCAACCGAGGGTGTGCCACTTCACAGCGGCACGGCGCACTCACAAGCGCTACACGGGGCGTTACCGGACGGTAAAGTGCCGGTACCAGTGCGGTGGGTGGACCGAGCGTAAGGGGGCGACCCAGATGGCGGTACCCGATACCGGGCAGCGGATGGCCCGACAGCTCTACGCCGCCGCCACCGGTGCGAGCGGCGGCGAACCCTTCGAGCTGGCCGCTGATGTCGCCGAAAACCTCGCCGCCGCCTGCGACAAGCTCGTCGATGACCTGCAAAAGGCCACGGCCACCGGACATTTCGTCACCGAGGTACACGGCTTTCCCGACCTACCCACGGGGCACGGACTAGCGAAGGGCTTCGGCGACAAGGGCACCCAGTTCCTCGACACGGTCACTGCCTTCCTGGAAACCGCCCTGCTGTACAAGGCCGCCTACCTGGCCGCGGGTAAGCGATTCGAGGATGCCGAGGCCGCCAATCGCGCCGCGCTACAGCTGATCACCGAATACCTCGAGCACGGCGACGAAAGCCGCTGACCCATGGCAGATTCCGCGACCCGAGCCGCCGCCGACGCCATCCGGGCCCAGCAGCGCGCGCTCGCCAACTCCGTCGGATCGGCAAGCGGCGGAACCGATCCCGCCTACGTCCCGGAGCGTGAACTGTTCGGCGGGTATACGCATCAGGAGATCTGGGATCAAGTGCACGAGGTCATCGATCCCGCCGCGCTCGGCCGGGTCGCCGATGCCTGGCGCGCCAATGCCGCCGCGATCGCCGAGGCATTCCAAGCCTTCTCCGACGCCACCAACCGCGAATTCGCGCGCTGGTCCGGCCGTTCGGCCGACGCGGCACTGCGCGCCACCCGCGAATTCGTCCGCGCCGGCGCCGAGGCACACGATGTCTGCCGCGCGGTGCAGCGCTTGATGGAACTCAATTCCGATGCGGCACAGGCCATCCGAGCGGCGATTCCGCCGCCGTCGCAGTATCGTGCTCTGGAAGATCCGGCCGCCGAAGCCATTCACGGCGGACAACGCAGGATGGACCACGACATGGCCGCTGCCACGGCGCAGGCCGATGTCCAGGACACGATGACCTACGTCTACACCCCGATCATGCCCGCCTCGGGCGATCGTGTCCCCCGGTTCACACCGCCACCCGACGGTCCACATATCGCGCGGCCGAACTCCGGCAGCGGGGGCGGCGCACGGTGAAATGGGTATTCACCCCGGACGAATTCACGCATGTCTGGGAAAATGAAACGAGCCTCGACCGCCGCCCCTACCCGGTCAACCTGGCTCCCGCGGCCACCGTGCG is part of the Nocardia sp. NBC_00565 genome and encodes:
- a CDS encoding ABC1 kinase family protein, producing the protein MAKQVPTSRLARGTKLGAVAASSVIRTQRTRLSMRGRSEAVRAKMAEESMIRTTEQVVMVLGTMKGIAMKLGQMMSVLDLDLVPENHRERFQKRLAVLRNAAPTVAFDGMRQVIEEDFGQPLDAVFAEFEPEPIAAASIGQVYLGRLHDGRRVAVKVQYPGIDAAVRADLKNLAMFRRVLQSAMPWVTPAVLDELRLNMESELDYHAEADTQLQIAELYAGHPFIMVPRSLPELSTTRVLVSEYVAGKGFEEIRQLPVAERDRIGEIIYRFYVGSLFAFNEFCGDPHPGNVLLADDGRVGFLDFGLFNRMDPEHVRFETICLRAAAEDRAEDLRQLMIERGVIDSPDEIGAEECLEYVLAASEWCLTDEELTITPELASGAFLLAVDPRASEFAGMKQQNLPPEHLFSRRADFLTFGMLGQLECTANWHKIAREWLYDEPPVTELGKTHREWLVQRPPTPTKRPRTRAKKPAARGSSAK
- a CDS encoding class I SAM-dependent methyltransferase, translating into MNLARRTMNAPALAAIYEKAWRPTLFYLASGRSTAADRRDARATLRLDGSKKVLDIACGPGNFTRYLSNALSGDGYAIGLDYSEPMLARAITDNAGPRVGYLRGDACTLPFADGTFDAVCCFGALYLIPDPIAATREMIRVLTPGGRIAITTSHRADNPFGRASRVVGSWSGLRVFDNNTFPTLFAEAGLLDIDQQIHRLLQYISATRPTA
- a CDS encoding TetR/AcrR family transcriptional regulator yields the protein MRTGRPDGRKRRWRQHKIDRREELVDGTLAAIRARGSNAGMDEIAAEIGVSKTVLYRYFSDKNDLVHATMQRFIETTLMPRVYEAISLDADEYHLVRSALAAYVGTVDEDPEVYRFIMGNGSTDQSSLAEFEKLFADVVTTVIVDRGAEHGFATDGALLWSYVLVGGIQLATHWWTTDKAMSREEVIDYLTMMAWSAIEGMARAGGSRAIFNAQPHILPDPPKTDA
- a CDS encoding saccharopine dehydrogenase family protein, with the translated sequence MADNREFDLVLFGATGFVGKLTAQYLLSAAPAGARIALAGRSLEKLSRVREELGADAENWGLVVADSTDQAELDALAARTTVVVTTVGPYLRYGLPLVAACAKAGTHYADLTGEPLFIRDAIDRYHEQAVETGAKIVNSCGYDSIPSDLSVYQLYQRSVADNTGELEETTLIASLKGGVSGGTIDSGRAMMEAIAADPSKGSVMSHPYSLSPDKTMEPKLGRQTDQALQRANTIDPSLDGWVSTFVMAAHNTKIVRRTNGLLGWVYGKNFRYREVMSAGKSPAAPLVAAGMAGGIVATMAAGAVLSRVAVGRKLLDRIVPKPGTGPSEQARTSGWFTMKTYARTSSGAKYVATFAGTGDPGYQATAVMLGQAGLCLAFDGAKQPELAGILTPAAAMGDALTDRLRAAGMTIEVERT